In Nicotiana tabacum cultivar K326 chromosome 19, ASM71507v2, whole genome shotgun sequence, one DNA window encodes the following:
- the LOC107770771 gene encoding germin-like protein subfamily 1 member 20, which yields MALKAFVITIAIMALLSSMSHAFDPSPLQDICVAVDDSMAAVFVNGKICKDPKQVMANDFFKSGLNIPGNTSNQLGSAVTAVNVGNLPGLNTLGISLARIDYAPYGLNPPHTHPRGTEILAVLEGTLYVGFVLSNPGPNMKNKLFTKILNPGDVFVFPIGLIHFQFNVGKTKAVAFAGLSSQNPGVITIANAVFGSDPPINPDVLTKAFQLDNKVVDYLQSQFWWDNN from the exons ATGGCTCTCAAAGCATTTGTAATAACCATTGCAATAATGGCTTTGTTATCTTCAATGAGCCATGCATTTGATCCCAGTCCTTTGCAGGATATTTGTGTTGCTGTTGACGACTCCATGGCTGCAG TTTTTGTGAACGGAAAAATTTGCAAGGATCCAAAGCAGGTTATGGCAAATGATTTCTTTAAATCAGGTCTAAACATACCTGGAAATACCTCAAATCAACTTGGATCTGCTGTAACTGCTGTGAACGTCGGCAACTTACCTGGACTCAACACTCTGGGCATTTCATTAGCGCGCATTGATTATGCACCATATGGTCTCAACCCACCTCATACACACCCCCGAGGAACTGAGATTCTTGCTGTTCTTGAGGGTACACTATACGTTGGCTTTGTCCTTTCAAACCCTGGTCCAAATATGAAGAACAAGCTCTTTACCAAGATTTTAAATCCTGGAGATGTGTTCGTTTTCCCAATAGGTCTCATTCATTTTCAATTTAATGTGGGAAAGACTAAGGCTGTTGCATTTGCTGGACTCAGTAGTCAAAATCCAGGAGTCATCACTATCGCGAATGCAGTATTTGGTTCAGACCCACCAATCAATCCTGATGTTCTTACGAAAGCATTCCAACTTGACAACAAAGTTGTGGATTACCTCCAATCCCAATTCTGGTGGGATAACAACTAA